One window from the genome of Vicugna pacos chromosome 23, VicPac4, whole genome shotgun sequence encodes:
- the BPNT1 gene encoding 3'(2'),5'-bisphosphate nucleotidase 1 isoform X1, with protein sequence MASSPTVLMRLVASAYSIAQKAGMIVRHVIAEGDLGIVEKTCATDLQTKADRLVQMSICSSLARKFPKLTIIGEEDLPSEEVDQELIEDGQWEEILKQPCPSQYRAIKEEDLVVWVDPLDGTKEYTEGLLDNVTVLIGIAYEGKAIAGVINQPYYNYQNNEKRKLREPRNEAKAGPDAVLGRTIWGVLGLGAFGFQLKEVPAGKHIITTTRSHNSKLVTDCITAMNPDDVLRVGGAGNKIIQLIEGKASAYVFASPGCKKWDTCAPEVILHAVGGKLTDIHGNALQYNKEVKHMNSAGVLATLRNYDYYASRVPESVKNALVP encoded by the exons ATGGCTTCCAGTCCCACTGTGTTGATGCGGTTGGTGGCCTCGGCATATTCTATTGCTCAAAAGGCAGGAATGATAGTCAGGCATGTTATTGCTGAAGGAGACCTGGGTATCGTGGAGAAG ACCTGTGCGACAGACCTGCAGACCAAGGCAGACCGATTGGTTCAAATGAGCATATGCTCTTCGTTGGCACGGAAATTTCCCAAACTAACAATCATAGGGGAAGAG GACCTGCCTTCCGAAGAAGTGGATCAAGAGCTGATTGAAGATGGCCAGTGGGAGGAAATACTGAAACAGCCATGCCCGTCCCAGTACCGTGCTATCAAAGAGGAAGAT ctTGTGGTCTGGGTTGATCCTCTGGATGGTACCAAGGAATACACTGAAG GTCTTCTTGACAACGTGACAGTTCTTATCGGAATTGCTTATGAAGGAAAAGCCATAGCCGGAGTTATTAACCAGCCATATTACAACTACCAG aacaaTGAAAAGCGGAAGTTAAGGGAACCCAGGAATGAAGCAAAG GCAGGCCCGGATGCTGTGCTGGGGAGAACAATCTGGGGAGTGTTAGGTTTAGGTGCCTTCGGGTTTCAGCTGAAAGAAGTGCCTGCTGGGAAacacatcatcaccaccacccgGTCCCATAACAGCAAGCTGGTCACTGACTGCATTACCGCCATGAACCCAGACGATGTGCTGAGAGTGGGAGGAGCGGGAAATAAG ATTATTCAGCTGATTGAAGGCAAAGCCTCTGCTTACGTATTTGCGAGTCCTGGATGTAAGAAATGGGATACCTGTGCTCCAGAAGTCATTTTGCACGCTGTGGGAG GCAAGTTAACCGATATCCATGGAAATGCCCTTCAGTATAACAAGGAAGTGAAGCACATGAACTCGGCAGGAGTCCTGGCCACACTGAGGAATTATGACTACTATGCAAGTCGAGTTCCCGAATCTGTTAAAAATGCACTTGTTCCTTAA
- the BPNT1 gene encoding 3'(2'),5'-bisphosphate nucleotidase 1 isoform X2, producing MASSPTVLMRLVASAYSIAQKAGMIVRHVIAEGDLGIVEKTCATDLQTKADRLVQMSICSSLARKFPKLTIIGEEDLPSEEVDQELIEDGQWEEILKQPCPSQYRAIKEEDLVVWVDPLDGTKEYTEGLLDNVTVLIGIAYEGKAIAGVINQPYYNYQAGPDAVLGRTIWGVLGLGAFGFQLKEVPAGKHIITTTRSHNSKLVTDCITAMNPDDVLRVGGAGNKIIQLIEGKASAYVFASPGCKKWDTCAPEVILHAVGGKLTDIHGNALQYNKEVKHMNSAGVLATLRNYDYYASRVPESVKNALVP from the exons ATGGCTTCCAGTCCCACTGTGTTGATGCGGTTGGTGGCCTCGGCATATTCTATTGCTCAAAAGGCAGGAATGATAGTCAGGCATGTTATTGCTGAAGGAGACCTGGGTATCGTGGAGAAG ACCTGTGCGACAGACCTGCAGACCAAGGCAGACCGATTGGTTCAAATGAGCATATGCTCTTCGTTGGCACGGAAATTTCCCAAACTAACAATCATAGGGGAAGAG GACCTGCCTTCCGAAGAAGTGGATCAAGAGCTGATTGAAGATGGCCAGTGGGAGGAAATACTGAAACAGCCATGCCCGTCCCAGTACCGTGCTATCAAAGAGGAAGAT ctTGTGGTCTGGGTTGATCCTCTGGATGGTACCAAGGAATACACTGAAG GTCTTCTTGACAACGTGACAGTTCTTATCGGAATTGCTTATGAAGGAAAAGCCATAGCCGGAGTTATTAACCAGCCATATTACAACTACCAG GCAGGCCCGGATGCTGTGCTGGGGAGAACAATCTGGGGAGTGTTAGGTTTAGGTGCCTTCGGGTTTCAGCTGAAAGAAGTGCCTGCTGGGAAacacatcatcaccaccacccgGTCCCATAACAGCAAGCTGGTCACTGACTGCATTACCGCCATGAACCCAGACGATGTGCTGAGAGTGGGAGGAGCGGGAAATAAG ATTATTCAGCTGATTGAAGGCAAAGCCTCTGCTTACGTATTTGCGAGTCCTGGATGTAAGAAATGGGATACCTGTGCTCCAGAAGTCATTTTGCACGCTGTGGGAG GCAAGTTAACCGATATCCATGGAAATGCCCTTCAGTATAACAAGGAAGTGAAGCACATGAACTCGGCAGGAGTCCTGGCCACACTGAGGAATTATGACTACTATGCAAGTCGAGTTCCCGAATCTGTTAAAAATGCACTTGTTCCTTAA
- the BPNT1 gene encoding 3'(2'),5'-bisphosphate nucleotidase 1 isoform X3, translating to MSICSSLARKFPKLTIIGEEDLPSEEVDQELIEDGQWEEILKQPCPSQYRAIKEEDLVVWVDPLDGTKEYTEGLLDNVTVLIGIAYEGKAIAGVINQPYYNYQNNEKRKLREPRNEAKAGPDAVLGRTIWGVLGLGAFGFQLKEVPAGKHIITTTRSHNSKLVTDCITAMNPDDVLRVGGAGNKIIQLIEGKASAYVFASPGCKKWDTCAPEVILHAVGGKLTDIHGNALQYNKEVKHMNSAGVLATLRNYDYYASRVPESVKNALVP from the exons ATGAGCATATGCTCTTCGTTGGCACGGAAATTTCCCAAACTAACAATCATAGGGGAAGAG GACCTGCCTTCCGAAGAAGTGGATCAAGAGCTGATTGAAGATGGCCAGTGGGAGGAAATACTGAAACAGCCATGCCCGTCCCAGTACCGTGCTATCAAAGAGGAAGAT ctTGTGGTCTGGGTTGATCCTCTGGATGGTACCAAGGAATACACTGAAG GTCTTCTTGACAACGTGACAGTTCTTATCGGAATTGCTTATGAAGGAAAAGCCATAGCCGGAGTTATTAACCAGCCATATTACAACTACCAG aacaaTGAAAAGCGGAAGTTAAGGGAACCCAGGAATGAAGCAAAG GCAGGCCCGGATGCTGTGCTGGGGAGAACAATCTGGGGAGTGTTAGGTTTAGGTGCCTTCGGGTTTCAGCTGAAAGAAGTGCCTGCTGGGAAacacatcatcaccaccacccgGTCCCATAACAGCAAGCTGGTCACTGACTGCATTACCGCCATGAACCCAGACGATGTGCTGAGAGTGGGAGGAGCGGGAAATAAG ATTATTCAGCTGATTGAAGGCAAAGCCTCTGCTTACGTATTTGCGAGTCCTGGATGTAAGAAATGGGATACCTGTGCTCCAGAAGTCATTTTGCACGCTGTGGGAG GCAAGTTAACCGATATCCATGGAAATGCCCTTCAGTATAACAAGGAAGTGAAGCACATGAACTCGGCAGGAGTCCTGGCCACACTGAGGAATTATGACTACTATGCAAGTCGAGTTCCCGAATCTGTTAAAAATGCACTTGTTCCTTAA